A part of Ziziphus jujuba cultivar Dongzao chromosome 8, ASM3175591v1 genomic DNA contains:
- the LOC107414094 gene encoding uncharacterized protein LOC107414094 isoform X1, producing MKRAGGSFGLKLMMEVIVVLVVFVGVLEMRIPMANGDVSPSQCKQEKDLLVKECKAVIFGSNPSPSCCQRVRVTHVECVCPLVTPKLANLINVQRTIAQIEGCGRTVPHHFKCGSVTTP from the exons ATGAAGAGGGCAGGTGGATCATTTGGTTTGAAATTGATGATGGAGGTGATTGTGGTATTGGTGGTGTTTGTAGGTGTTTTGGAGATGAGAATTCCAATGGCAAATGGGGATGTTAGTCCAAGCCAGTGTAAGCAAGAGAAAGATCTTCTGGTGAAAGAATGCAAAGCTGTGATATTTGGTAGTAATCCATCTCCAAGCTGTTGTCAGCGAGTTAGGGTTACTCATGTGGAGTGTGTTTGCCCTCTGGTAACCCCAAAGCTTGCTAATCTTATCAATGTCCAAAGAACCATTGCGCAGATTGAAGGATGTGGACGTACTGTTCCTCACCACTTCAAATGCGGCA GTGTGACTACTCCTTGA
- the LOC107414094 gene encoding uncharacterized protein LOC107414094 isoform X2: protein MKRAGGSFGLKLMMEVIVVLVVFVGVLEMRIPMANGDVSPSQCKQEKDLLVKECKAVIFGSNPSPSCCQRVRVTHVECVCPLV from the exons ATGAAGAGGGCAGGTGGATCATTTGGTTTGAAATTGATGATGGAGGTGATTGTGGTATTGGTGGTGTTTGTAGGTGTTTTGGAGATGAGAATTCCAATGGCAAATGGGGATGTTAGTCCAAGCCAGTGTAAGCAAGAGAAAGATCTTCTGGTGAAAGAATGCAAAGCTGTGATATTTGGTAGTAATCCATCTCCAAGCTGTTGTCAGCGAGTTAGGGTTACTCATGTGGAGTGTGTTTGCCCTCTG GTGTGA
- the LOC107414090 gene encoding putative pectinesterase 63, with product MVEKTTTFMAFQSLLLYATILILGFSALVINADDTTPIPESKAALSNWFSSNVKSAAERASTLDPALVAAEKTPRIIKVRKDGSGDFKTVMDAVSSIPSGNDKRIIVFIGPGVYEEKIRIERTKAFITFYGQPNNMPTLTFSGTAAKYGTVDSASLIVESDYFTAANIIVKNSSPRPNGKNPGEQAVALRISGTKAAFYNCRLIGFQDTLCDDRGYHFFKDCYIEGTVDFIFGSGTSLYLNTQLNVLGDAGLTVITAQARESESEPTGYSFVHCQITGTGTGTFLGRAWKTRPRVVYAYTTMANIINPAGWSHNFHPERAQTVFYGEYKSSGPGANPSGRAKFTKQLTEAQVRPFITLGFIQGSKWLLPPPKV from the exons atGGTTGAAAAAACAACAACGTTCATGGCCTTTCAATCTCTTCTTCTCTATGCTACTATTCTTATCCTTGGCTTTTCCGCGTTAGTGATCAATGCAGATGATACTACTCCAATACCGGAATCGAAAGCTGCATTGTCAAACTGGTTCAGCAGCAATGTTAAAAGTGCTGCAGAGCGTGCATCCACCCTCGACCCTGCACTTGTTGCCGCCGAGAAAACCCCGAGGATTATCAAGGTTAGGAAAGACGGCAGCGGAGATTTCAAGACTGTAATGGACGCCGTTAGCAGCATTCCCTCCGGCAATGACAAGCGGATCATCGTCTTCATCGGACCGGGAGTTTACGAGGAGAAAATCAGGATCGAAAGGACCAAAGCTTTCATTACTTTCTATGGACAACCCAACAACATGCCCACTCTAACCTTTTCCGGCACGGCGGCTAAGTACGGAACCGTCGACAGTGCTAGTTTAATCGTCGAGTCCGACTATTTCACCGCCGCTAATATTATTGTCAAA AATTCTTCACCCAGACCAAATGGAAAGAATCCGGGAGAGCAAGCGGTTGCGTTGAGAATTTCCGGGACCAAAGCGGCATTCTACAATTGCAGACTGATTGGATTTCAGGATACACTCTGTGATGACAGAGGCTACCATTTCTTCAAAGATTGCTATATTGAAGGCACTGTTGATTTCATTTTTGGAAGTGGAACATCTCTCTATTTG AACACACAGCTGAATGTTCTTGGAGATGCGGGATTGACGGTGATCACGGCTCAAGCAAGGGAATCAGAATCAGAGCCAACGGGATATTCATTCGTGCATTGCCAAATAACTGGAACAGGAACTGGAACATTTTTGGGCAGGGCTTGGAAAACCAGACCTCGAGTTGTTTATGCCTATACCACCATGGCCAATATTATTAACCCTGCTGGTTGGAGCCATAACTTCCATCCTGAACGAGCCCA GACTGTTTTCTATGGAGAATACAAGTCTTCTGGACCAGGTGCAAATCCAAGTGGAAGAGCAAAATTTACCAAACAGCTCACCGAAGCACAAGTTCGCCCATTCATCACCCTTGGCTTTATTCAGGGTTCTAAATGGCTGCTTCCTCCACCAAAGGTCTGA